Proteins from a single region of Acipenser ruthenus chromosome 31, fAciRut3.2 maternal haplotype, whole genome shotgun sequence:
- the LOC117396819 gene encoding A disintegrin and metalloproteinase with thrombospondin motifs 13-like isoform X1, translating into MAEPLLLLLAFLPACVPLLRSPLEKEFLQSLDLGDVFYYFGKKSSHEVPEFQITWPECSPKDQAGSPQLCSVSAQGQRYVFEVGTGRGKGPLSCSFAVDRVINTSVSVVQRLPGVCCENPALLRPLGARALVSLCQQHLQGVVMGAESRLYIQPFQDKHLPLISHTDEARPHIAFHQLYRQGDIQHRTKTPARRQRRVAVAADIRHLELLVIVGPDVHQIHRQDTERYVLTNLNIAAELLRDTTLGATLRVHLIRMVILTEPQVDIKINNNITSSLISVCDWGDKVNPQNDSDPQHADLVLYITRYDLELPDGNRQVRGVAQLGGACSRGWSCVITEDTGFDLGITIAHEIGHSFGINHDGTGNACSSSGFMMASEGGYNSVDLTWSQCSREQFLRFLGQSQAACLDDLPVLEGGLPGWKPGLYYGADDQCKIAFGGSARACSFTRPNVDVCRVLSCHVDPRDRSSCTRLLIPLLDGTECGPNQWCLKGRCVSPSQLKSLVVVHGAWSSWSELSPCSRSCGGGVKSRRRQCNNPRPAFGGQQCQGQDLEAEICSRQACSSTQLEFMADQCSLTNTEPLFLSPGVPSYYKWIPALGFAKGDDQCKLMCRSEGKNFMVSRGTHFQDGTRCEPSSPDSAAPVSVCVAGRCRAFGCDGRMDSGKVLDVCGLCGGDSSTCNEITDSYTEGKPREYVTFLTVPLNATHVRIVNSKSLFTHLAVKVNGQYVVSGKGSVSVSSTHPSALEDSRVEYRLHLTEDNLPSSEEVYLLGPVLEETQIQVYRKYGKEYGELTSPSISYSFYIPKEKPSFMWASVTAACSVTCGGGVQKTTYICVDASTKGAVEETRCGGPPQPPVKQEPCSPRPCPPSWQVGEFSPCSATCGTGVRERLLHCVRRHKGLTSKLPPSKCPPESALHTSESCTLEPCPASWRSRARSPCSVSCGGGVQQRDVYCARDAGTLEESLAEESCGHLPRLEDSEPCNTQLCPPRWTVSQLGNCSALCGPGVSSRSVACVRSLNGSDVEVDERLCPEAERPAEHVSCVVNVCPIGWDLRTWSEAPRMRKTGLYDITHPREQPVYVWSPVIGQCSASCGGGEVEVSFSCVDHESKAVVMEGQCGETSKPERRLEACNQTPCPPVWRYKAGTCSASCGGGVAQRVLYCAHDGEEGEEVLNGTECWAAPKPEEQEPCSLHPCPPRWRVSDAGRCSATCGFGVAERSVTCVQFDRGTDIEVAETQCPAAGKPPTQIPCMVSACTFSWAVQNWTECSASCGNGIQSRQVSCVHQALSQSLSSLFCMHLPKPITIQGCSREPCPDETPTPGVPGVPTTSPQIPSHSTPEPAPEDTDTSVCGKLLLQDTGIVDLTEVRTRDCLLSIGRPLGEVIVVKVISSSLNCREREFVLFYDRLMLMKKCERLAGFTRTSRTNVLLIRQGRLAPGSGVLLHYWSQPAPKRYYGDCDVQLFGSSGELVNPVRPSDPGRQTCRTFINVAPSRKIEIRALGVNLASVVNGTQSTYILIRDVDALKTSVFHGNQLFFWRSSGSRAEIEFHGEYLAHPGSFRAEYSVIDP; encoded by the exons ATGGCAGAGCCTCTGCTTCTCCTGCTGGCATTCCTGCCAGCATGTGTACCCCTGCTGAGATCTCCGTTAGAAAAG GAATTCTTGCAGTCTCTGGATCTCGGAGATGTTTTCTACTATTTTGGAAAAAAGTCCTCACATGAAG TTCCAGAGTTCCAGATCACTTGGCCTGAGTGCAGTCCCAAGGACCAGGCCGGCAGCCCCCAGCTATGCTCCGTTTCAGCCCAGGGACAGCGCTACGTGTTTGAGGTGGGGACAGGGAGAGGGAAGGGCCCCCTCTCCTGCTCCTTCGCTGTGGACCGGGTGATAAACACCTCCGTCAGCGTGGTGCAGCGGCTCCCGGGGGTCTGCTGTGAGAATCCAGCCCTGCTGCGGCCCCTTGGAGCCCGGGCCCTGGTCAGCCTCTGCCAGCAACATCTG CAAGGTGTGGTGATGGGAGCCGAGAGCAGATTGTATATTCAGCCGTTTCAGGACAAGCATCTTCCCCTGATAAGCCACACCGATGAAGCCAGGCCTCACATCGCATTCCATCAGCTGTACAGACAGGGAGACATACAGCACCGGACAAAGA ctccGGCCCGGCGTCAACGGAGGGTTGCCGTGGCAGCGGATATCCGTCACCTGGAGCTGCTGGTGATCGTGGGTCCTGACGTGCACCAGATCCACAGACAGGACACCGAGAGATACGTCCTGACAAACCTGAACATT GCTGCGGAGCTCCTGAGAGACACCACACTGGGGGCCACACTCCGGGTCCACCTGATCCGCATGGTGATTCTGACGGAGCCCCAG GTAGACATCAAGATAAACAACAACATCACGTCGTCTCTGATCAGCGTGTGCGACTGGGGTGACAAAGTGAACCCCCAAAACGACTCGGACCCCCAGCACGCCGACCTGGTCCTGTACATCACACG GTATGACCTGGAGCTGCCTGACGGGAACCGCCAGGTGAGGGGCGTGGCCCAGCTGGGCGGAGCCTGCTCCAGGGGGTGGAGCTGTGTCATCACCGAGGATACTGGCTTTGACCTGGGCATCACCATCGCACACGAGATCGGACACAG CTTCGGGATTAATCACGATGGGACCGGCAACGCCTGCAGCAGCAGCGGCTTCATGATGGCCTCAGAGGGGGGCTACAACAGTGTGGATCTCACCTGGTCGCAGTGCAGCCGGGAGCAGTTCCTCCGCTTCCTCGG CCAGAGTCAGGCTGCCTGCCTGGATGAcctgcctgtgctggagggggGTCTCCCTGGCTGGAAGCCCGGGCTGTACTACGGGGCGGACGATCAGTGCAAGATTGCGTTCGGGGGCTCCGCGAGGGCCTGCTCCTTCACACGCCCCAACGTG GATGTGTGCAGGGTGCTCTCCTGCCACGTGGACCCTCGTGATCGGAGCAGCTGCACTCGCCTGCTCATCCCCCTGCTGGATGGCACTGAGTGCGGACCCAACCAG TGGTGCCTGAAGGGGCGCTGTGTTTCCCCGTCTCAGCTCAAGTCCCTGGTGGTGGTGCACGGAGCCTGGTCTAGCTGGTCGGAGCTCTCTCCGTGCTCCCGCTCCTGTGGGGGAGGAGTCAAGTCCAGAAGGAGGCAGTGTAACAACCCCAG ACCTGCCTTTGGTGGACAGCAGTGTCAGGGGCAGGACCTGGAAGCTGAGATCTGCAGCAGACAG GCCTGCTCAAGCACCCAGCTGGAGTTCATGGCTGACCAGTGCTCCCTCACCAACACCGAGCCGCTGTTCCTCTCCCCCGGAGTGCCCTCTTACTACAAGTGGATTCCTGCTCTCGGCTTTGCCAAAG GTGACGATCAGTGCAAGCTCATGTGCCGGTCCGAGGGGAAGAATTTCATGGTGAGCCGGGGGACGCATTTCCAGGACGGAACGAGGTGTGAGCCGAGCAGCCCTGACTCAGCAGCGCCTGTCAGCGTGTGTGTGGCGGGAAGGTGCAGG GCGTTTGGATGCGATGGCAGGATGGATTCTGGGAAGGTGCTGGATGTCTGTGGGCTGTGTGGAGGAGACAGCTCAACGTGCAATGAGATCACCGACTCCTACACAGAGGGGAAGCCCAGAG AGTACGTCACCTTTCTGACAGTCCCGCTGAACGCAACACACGTCCGAATCGTCAACAGCAAATCTCTTTTCACACATCTTg CGGTGAAGGTGAATGGTCAGTATGTGGTGTCGGGGAAGGGAAGCGTGTCCGTCAGCAGCACACACCCCTCCGCTCTGGAGGACAGCAGGGTGGAGTACCGGCTGCACCTGACTGAGGACAACCTGCCCAGCTCAGAGGAGGTGTACCTGCTGGGGCCGGTGCTGGAGGAGACACAGATACAG GTGTACCGGAAGTATGGTAAAGAGTATGGGGAGCTGACCAGCCCCAGCATCAGCTACTCCTTCTACATCCCCAAAGAGAAGCCGTCCTTCATGTGGGCGTCCGTGACTGCAGCCTGCTCCGTGACCTGCGGGGGGG GGGTACAGAAGACCACCTATATCTGCGTTGATGCGAGCACTAAGGGGGCGGTGGAGGAGACGCGCTGCGGAGGACCCCCCCAGCCCCCCGTCAAACAGGAACCCTGCAGCCCACGACCCTGCCCCCCCAG CTGGCAGGTGGGGGAGTTCAGTCCCTGCAGCGCCACCTGTGGGACGGGGGTGAGAGAGCGGCTGCTCCACTGTGTGAGGCGACACAAGGGACTGACGAGCAAACTGCCTCCTTCCAAGTGCCCCCCAGAGTCAGCCCTGCACACCAGCGAGAGCTGCACCCTGGAGCCCTGTCCAGCCAG CTGGAGGTCCAGAGCCCGCTCCCCTTGCAGTGTCAGCTGTGGAGGGGGGGTGCAGCAAAGGGATGTCTACTGCGCAAGGGATGCTGGGACACTGGAGGAATCCCTTGCTGAGGAGAGCTGTGGGCACCTGCCCCGCCTGGAGGACTCTGAGCCCTGCAACACCCAGCTCTGCCCCCCGAG GTGGACTGTGTCCCAGCTCGGTAACTGCTCAGCGCTGTGCGGCCCCGGGGTGTCCAGCCGGTCAGTGGCGTGTGTCCGGTCTCTCAACGGCTCCGACGTGGAGGTGGACGAGAGGCTGTGTCCGGAGGCAGAGAGGCCTGCGGAGCACGTGTCCTGTGTGGTCAACGTGTGTCCCATCGGCTGGGATTTAAGAACCTGGTCAGAG GCTCCGCGGATGCGCAAGACCGGGCTCTATGACATCACTCACCCCAGGGAGCAGCCTGTGTACGTGTGGAGCCCTGTGATTGGACAGTGCTCTGCGAGCTGTGGGGGAG GGGAGGTGGAAGTGAGCTTCTCCTGCGTGGATCACGAATCGAAGGCCGTGGTGATGGAGGGACAATGCGGGGAGACTTCCAAACCGGAGAGGAGGCTGGAGGCCTGTAACCAGACGCCGTGCCCTCCAGT GTGGCGCTACAAGGCGGGCACGTGCAGCGCGTCGTGTGGCGGGGGCGTGGCGCAGAGGGTCCTGTACTGCGCGCATGACGGCGAGGAGGGCGAGGAGGTCCTGAACGGGACGGAGTGCTGGGCGGCTCCCAAACCTGAAGAGCAGGAGCCTTGCAGCCTGCACCCGTGCCCCCCCAG GTGGAGAGTCTCTGATGCTGGACGTTGTTCCGCCACGTGCGGCTTCGGGGTGGCCGAGCGGTCAGTGACCTGCGTCCAGTTTGACAGAGGAACGGATATAGAGGTGGCCGAAACGCAGTGTCCTGCGGCCGGCAAACCTCCAACCCAGATCCCCTGCATGGTCAGCGCCTGCACTTTCAGCTGGGCAGTGCAGAACTGGACAGAG TGCTCTGCTTCGTGTGGCAATGGGATCCAGTCCAGGCAGGTGTCCTGTGTCCACCAGGccctctctcagtctctcagctCCCTCTTCTGTATGCACCTCCCCAAGCCCATCACCATCCAGGGCTGCAGCCGGGAACCCTGCCCTGATGAGACCCCGACCCCAGGGGTCCCGGGGGTACCCACCACCTCCCCACAGATCCCCAGCCACAGCACCCCGGAACCAGCACCGGAGGACACTGACACCA GTGTCTGCGGGAAGCTGCTGCTCCAGGACACAGGCATCGTGGACCTGACGGAGGTGCGGACCAGAGACTGCTTGCTGTCCATCGGCCGGCCGCTCGGGGAGGTCATCGTCGTGAAGGTCATCTCCAGCTCCCTGAACTGCAGAGAGA GGGAGTTTGTGCTGTTCTACGACCGGCTGATGCTGATGAAGAAGTGCGAGCGCCTGGCGGGCTTCACCCGCACCTCCCGGACCAACGTGCTGCTGATCCGCCAGGGCAGACTGGCCCCGGGCAGCGGAGTGCTGCTGCATTACTGGAGCCAGCCGGCCCCGAAGAGATACTACGGGG ACTGTGACGTGCAGCTGTTTGGCTCCTCCGGAGAGCTTGTGAACCCTGTGCGGCCCTCGGATCCCGGGAGGCAGACGTGCCGCACCTTCATCAACGTGGCCCCCAGCCGAAAGATTGAGATCCGGGCCCTCGGCGTCAACCTGGCTTCAGTGGTCAACGGGACGCAGTCCACCTACATACTG ATCCGCGACGTCGATGCTCTCAAGACCTCGGTGTTCCACGGGAACCAGCTGTTCTTCTGGCGTTCGTCGGGAAGCCGGGCGGAAATCGAGTTCCATGGGGAGTACCTGGCACACCCAGGCAGCTTCCGGGCAGAGTATTCCGTCATCGACCCTTAA
- the LOC117396831 gene encoding protein GPR107-like, whose amino-acid sequence MAAAGSCVLTGFSLVFILFLGEGVGRLHHLVLKDDVRQKVHLNTFGFFKDGYMTVNMSSLTLKGEDVGKIDSSTLGFSLDRTSNDGFSTYLDEDVDYCILKKHPSNEVAVTMLLLDFGNSLVRIKTSAEDSKLPHIVAGPFKGSQAAGGSTSQSVPGKEAQSQETENGTEGKPGTGGQSTLKPTEKALEKTNSKRDLEQVKKAEVSYSLQNKEGVYSFQFHFNVSTDDQQGLYSLYFHNCYSKETKNNRQLKFSIEIDIEEKNPSSFLSAGEIPLPKLYLSMALFFFIIGTVWVHVLRQHRSDVFKIHWLMSALPFTKSLSLVFHAIDFYYISNQGFPIEGWAVVYYITHLLKGALLFITIALIGTGWAFIKHILSDKDKKIFMIVIPLQVLANMSYIIMESTEEGTTEYGLWKEILFLVDLLCCGAILFPVVWSIRHLQEASATDGKAAINLVKLKLFRHYYVMIVCYIYFTRIIAILIKITVPFQLKWLYQLLDEVATFVFFILTGYKFRPASDNPYLLLPLEEDEELEMDDVVTATGMTDGLKKLKKVSNGPSETRGERENVA is encoded by the exons ATGGCCGCTGCTGGGAGCTGTGTTTTGACGGGCTTCAGTTTGGTTTTTATCTTATTTCTCGGAGAAGGTGTTGGCAGGTTACACCACCTCGTTTTAAAG GATGATGTCAGGCAAAAGGTGCATCTGAACACATTTGGCTTCTTCAAAGATGGATACATGACTGTCAACATGAGCAGCCTCACTCTGAAGGGAGAGGACGTTGGGAAGATCGACAGCTCCACG CTCGGATTCAGCCTTGACAGAACAAGTAATGATGGCTTTTCTACATACTTG GATGAAGATGTAGATTACTGCATTCTGAAGAAGCACCCCAGCAATGAGGTGGCTGTCACTATGCTTCTGCTGGACTTCGGCAACAGTCT AGTGAGAATCAAGACCTCAGCAGAGGACAGCAAACTGCCTCACATTGTGGCTGGACCATTCAAGGGGAGCCAGGCGGCGGGGGGCAGTACGAGTCAGTCCGTACCTGGGAAAGAGGCCCAGTCACAGGAGACCGAGAATGGAACAGAGGGCAAACCAGGAACTGGGGGACAGTCGACTCTCAAACCCACTGAGAAAGccctgg AAAAGACCAACAGTAAGCGTGACCTTGAACAG GTGAAGAAAGCTGAAGTATCATACTCCCTGCAGAATAAAGAAGGGGTCTATTCCTTCCAG TTTCATTTCAACGTCAGCACAGATGACCAGCAAGGCTTGTACAGCCTCTACTTCCACAACTGCTACAGCAAGGAGACCAAGAACAACAGGCAGCTCAAGTTCAGCATTGAG ATTGACATCGAGGAGAAGAACCCGAGCAGCTTCCTGTCGGCGGGCGAGATCCCGCTGCCCAAACTCTACCTCTCCATGGCGCTCTTCTTCTTCATCATCGGCACAGTCTGGGTCCACGTCCTCCGCCAGCACAG AAGTGACGTGTTTAAGATCCACTGGCTCATGTCTGCTCTGCCCTTCACCAAATCCCTTTCGCTGGTTTTCCATGCA ATTGATTTTTACTACATCTCCAATCAGGGGTTCCCAATCGAAGGATGGGCGGTCGTCTATTACATCACCCACCT GCTGAAGGGAGCACTGCTGTTCATCACTATAGCCCTGATCGGAACGGGCTGGGCTTTCATTAAGCACATTCTATCGGATAAAGACAAGAAAATCTTCATGATCGTCATCCCTCTGCAG gtcCTGGCGAACATGTCTTACATCATCATGGAGTCCACGGAGGAAGGCACTACGGAGTACGGACTGTGGAAGGAGATCCTGTTTCTGGTTGACCTGCTCTGCTGTGGAGCCATCCTCTTCCCCGTGGTTTG GTCAATAAGACACTTGCAGGAGGCGTCGGCAACAGACGGGAaag CTGCTATAAACCTGGTCAAACTGAAGCTGTTCAGGCATTACTATGTAATG ATTGTGTGCTATATTTATTTCACACGGATCATTGCGATTCTCATCAAAATCACTGTTCCTTTCCAGTTGAAGTGGCTGTACCAG ctCCTTGATGAAGTCGCCACTTTCGTATTCTTCATCCTGACTGGGTACAAGTTCCGACCAGCCAGCGATAATCCCTACCTGCTCCTGCCTCTGGAAGAGGATGAAGAGCTCGAGATGGATGATGT GGTGACAGCGACAGGCATGACGGATGGACTGAAGAAGCTGAAGAAAGTGTCAAACGGCCCGTCGGAGACGAGAGGAGAGCGCGAGAACGTGGCATGA
- the LOC117396819 gene encoding A disintegrin and metalloproteinase with thrombospondin motifs 13-like isoform X2, whose amino-acid sequence MAEPLLLLLAFLPACVPLLRSPLEKEFLQSLDLGDVFYYFGKKSSHEVPEFQITWPECSPKDQAGSPQLCSVSAQGQRYVFEVGTGRGKGPLSCSFAVDRVINTSVSVVQRLPGVCCENPALLRPLGARALVSLCQQHLQGVVMGAESRLYIQPFQDKHLPLISHTDEARPHIAFHQLYRQGDIQHRTKTPARRQRRVAVAADIRHLELLVIVGPDVHQIHRQDTERYVLTNLNIAAELLRDTTLGATLRVHLIRMVILTEPQVDIKINNNITSSLISVCDWGDKVNPQNDSDPQHADLVLYITRYDLELPDGNRQVRGVAQLGGACSRGWSCVITEDTGFDLGITIAHEIGHSFGINHDGTGNACSSSGFMMASEGGYNSVDLTWSQCSREQFLRFLGQSQAACLDDLPVLEGGLPGWKPGLYYGADDQCKIAFGGSARACSFTRPNVDVCRVLSCHVDPRDRSSCTRLLIPLLDGTECGPNQWCLKGRCVSPSQLKSLVVVHGAWSSWSELSPCSRSCGGGVKSRRRQCNNPRPAFGGQQCQGQDLEAEICSRQACSSTQLEFMADQCSLTNTEPLFLSPGVPSYYKWIPALGFAKGDDQCKLMCRSEGKNFMVSRGTHFQDGTRCEPSSPDSAAPVSVCVAGRCRAFGCDGRMDSGKVLDVCGLCGGDSSTCNEITDSYTEGKPREYVTFLTVPLNATHVRIVNSKSLFTHLAVKVNGQYVVSGKGSVSVSSTHPSALEDSRVEYRLHLTEDNLPSSEEVYLLGPVLEETQIQVYRKYGKEYGELTSPSISYSFYIPKEKPSFMWASVTAACSVTCGGGVQKTTYICVDASTKGAVEETRCGGPPQPPVKQEPCSPRPCPPSWQVGEFSPCSATCGTGVRERLLHCVRRHKGLTSKLPPSKCPPESALHTSESCTLEPCPASWRSRARSPCSVSCGGGVQQRDVYCARDAGTLEESLAEESCGHLPRLEDSEPCNTQLCPPRWTVSQLGNCSALCGPGVSSRSVACVRSLNGSDVEVDERLCPEAERPAEHVSCVVNVCPIGWDLRTWSEAPRMRKTGLYDITHPREQPVYVWSPVIGQCSASCGGGEVEVSFSCVDHESKAVVMEGQCGETSKPERRLEACNQTPCPPVWRYKAGTCSASCGGGVAQRVLYCAHDGEEGEEVLNGTECWAAPKPEEQEPCSLHPCPPRWRVSDAGRCSATCGFGVAERSVTCVQFDRGTDIEVAETQCPAAGKPPTQIPCMVSACTFSWAVQNWTECSASCGNGIQSRQVSCVHQALSQSLSSLFCMHLPKPITIQGCSREPCPDETPTPGVPGVPTTSPQIPSHSTPEPAPEDTDTS is encoded by the exons ATGGCAGAGCCTCTGCTTCTCCTGCTGGCATTCCTGCCAGCATGTGTACCCCTGCTGAGATCTCCGTTAGAAAAG GAATTCTTGCAGTCTCTGGATCTCGGAGATGTTTTCTACTATTTTGGAAAAAAGTCCTCACATGAAG TTCCAGAGTTCCAGATCACTTGGCCTGAGTGCAGTCCCAAGGACCAGGCCGGCAGCCCCCAGCTATGCTCCGTTTCAGCCCAGGGACAGCGCTACGTGTTTGAGGTGGGGACAGGGAGAGGGAAGGGCCCCCTCTCCTGCTCCTTCGCTGTGGACCGGGTGATAAACACCTCCGTCAGCGTGGTGCAGCGGCTCCCGGGGGTCTGCTGTGAGAATCCAGCCCTGCTGCGGCCCCTTGGAGCCCGGGCCCTGGTCAGCCTCTGCCAGCAACATCTG CAAGGTGTGGTGATGGGAGCCGAGAGCAGATTGTATATTCAGCCGTTTCAGGACAAGCATCTTCCCCTGATAAGCCACACCGATGAAGCCAGGCCTCACATCGCATTCCATCAGCTGTACAGACAGGGAGACATACAGCACCGGACAAAGA ctccGGCCCGGCGTCAACGGAGGGTTGCCGTGGCAGCGGATATCCGTCACCTGGAGCTGCTGGTGATCGTGGGTCCTGACGTGCACCAGATCCACAGACAGGACACCGAGAGATACGTCCTGACAAACCTGAACATT GCTGCGGAGCTCCTGAGAGACACCACACTGGGGGCCACACTCCGGGTCCACCTGATCCGCATGGTGATTCTGACGGAGCCCCAG GTAGACATCAAGATAAACAACAACATCACGTCGTCTCTGATCAGCGTGTGCGACTGGGGTGACAAAGTGAACCCCCAAAACGACTCGGACCCCCAGCACGCCGACCTGGTCCTGTACATCACACG GTATGACCTGGAGCTGCCTGACGGGAACCGCCAGGTGAGGGGCGTGGCCCAGCTGGGCGGAGCCTGCTCCAGGGGGTGGAGCTGTGTCATCACCGAGGATACTGGCTTTGACCTGGGCATCACCATCGCACACGAGATCGGACACAG CTTCGGGATTAATCACGATGGGACCGGCAACGCCTGCAGCAGCAGCGGCTTCATGATGGCCTCAGAGGGGGGCTACAACAGTGTGGATCTCACCTGGTCGCAGTGCAGCCGGGAGCAGTTCCTCCGCTTCCTCGG CCAGAGTCAGGCTGCCTGCCTGGATGAcctgcctgtgctggagggggGTCTCCCTGGCTGGAAGCCCGGGCTGTACTACGGGGCGGACGATCAGTGCAAGATTGCGTTCGGGGGCTCCGCGAGGGCCTGCTCCTTCACACGCCCCAACGTG GATGTGTGCAGGGTGCTCTCCTGCCACGTGGACCCTCGTGATCGGAGCAGCTGCACTCGCCTGCTCATCCCCCTGCTGGATGGCACTGAGTGCGGACCCAACCAG TGGTGCCTGAAGGGGCGCTGTGTTTCCCCGTCTCAGCTCAAGTCCCTGGTGGTGGTGCACGGAGCCTGGTCTAGCTGGTCGGAGCTCTCTCCGTGCTCCCGCTCCTGTGGGGGAGGAGTCAAGTCCAGAAGGAGGCAGTGTAACAACCCCAG ACCTGCCTTTGGTGGACAGCAGTGTCAGGGGCAGGACCTGGAAGCTGAGATCTGCAGCAGACAG GCCTGCTCAAGCACCCAGCTGGAGTTCATGGCTGACCAGTGCTCCCTCACCAACACCGAGCCGCTGTTCCTCTCCCCCGGAGTGCCCTCTTACTACAAGTGGATTCCTGCTCTCGGCTTTGCCAAAG GTGACGATCAGTGCAAGCTCATGTGCCGGTCCGAGGGGAAGAATTTCATGGTGAGCCGGGGGACGCATTTCCAGGACGGAACGAGGTGTGAGCCGAGCAGCCCTGACTCAGCAGCGCCTGTCAGCGTGTGTGTGGCGGGAAGGTGCAGG GCGTTTGGATGCGATGGCAGGATGGATTCTGGGAAGGTGCTGGATGTCTGTGGGCTGTGTGGAGGAGACAGCTCAACGTGCAATGAGATCACCGACTCCTACACAGAGGGGAAGCCCAGAG AGTACGTCACCTTTCTGACAGTCCCGCTGAACGCAACACACGTCCGAATCGTCAACAGCAAATCTCTTTTCACACATCTTg CGGTGAAGGTGAATGGTCAGTATGTGGTGTCGGGGAAGGGAAGCGTGTCCGTCAGCAGCACACACCCCTCCGCTCTGGAGGACAGCAGGGTGGAGTACCGGCTGCACCTGACTGAGGACAACCTGCCCAGCTCAGAGGAGGTGTACCTGCTGGGGCCGGTGCTGGAGGAGACACAGATACAG GTGTACCGGAAGTATGGTAAAGAGTATGGGGAGCTGACCAGCCCCAGCATCAGCTACTCCTTCTACATCCCCAAAGAGAAGCCGTCCTTCATGTGGGCGTCCGTGACTGCAGCCTGCTCCGTGACCTGCGGGGGGG GGGTACAGAAGACCACCTATATCTGCGTTGATGCGAGCACTAAGGGGGCGGTGGAGGAGACGCGCTGCGGAGGACCCCCCCAGCCCCCCGTCAAACAGGAACCCTGCAGCCCACGACCCTGCCCCCCCAG CTGGCAGGTGGGGGAGTTCAGTCCCTGCAGCGCCACCTGTGGGACGGGGGTGAGAGAGCGGCTGCTCCACTGTGTGAGGCGACACAAGGGACTGACGAGCAAACTGCCTCCTTCCAAGTGCCCCCCAGAGTCAGCCCTGCACACCAGCGAGAGCTGCACCCTGGAGCCCTGTCCAGCCAG CTGGAGGTCCAGAGCCCGCTCCCCTTGCAGTGTCAGCTGTGGAGGGGGGGTGCAGCAAAGGGATGTCTACTGCGCAAGGGATGCTGGGACACTGGAGGAATCCCTTGCTGAGGAGAGCTGTGGGCACCTGCCCCGCCTGGAGGACTCTGAGCCCTGCAACACCCAGCTCTGCCCCCCGAG GTGGACTGTGTCCCAGCTCGGTAACTGCTCAGCGCTGTGCGGCCCCGGGGTGTCCAGCCGGTCAGTGGCGTGTGTCCGGTCTCTCAACGGCTCCGACGTGGAGGTGGACGAGAGGCTGTGTCCGGAGGCAGAGAGGCCTGCGGAGCACGTGTCCTGTGTGGTCAACGTGTGTCCCATCGGCTGGGATTTAAGAACCTGGTCAGAG GCTCCGCGGATGCGCAAGACCGGGCTCTATGACATCACTCACCCCAGGGAGCAGCCTGTGTACGTGTGGAGCCCTGTGATTGGACAGTGCTCTGCGAGCTGTGGGGGAG GGGAGGTGGAAGTGAGCTTCTCCTGCGTGGATCACGAATCGAAGGCCGTGGTGATGGAGGGACAATGCGGGGAGACTTCCAAACCGGAGAGGAGGCTGGAGGCCTGTAACCAGACGCCGTGCCCTCCAGT GTGGCGCTACAAGGCGGGCACGTGCAGCGCGTCGTGTGGCGGGGGCGTGGCGCAGAGGGTCCTGTACTGCGCGCATGACGGCGAGGAGGGCGAGGAGGTCCTGAACGGGACGGAGTGCTGGGCGGCTCCCAAACCTGAAGAGCAGGAGCCTTGCAGCCTGCACCCGTGCCCCCCCAG GTGGAGAGTCTCTGATGCTGGACGTTGTTCCGCCACGTGCGGCTTCGGGGTGGCCGAGCGGTCAGTGACCTGCGTCCAGTTTGACAGAGGAACGGATATAGAGGTGGCCGAAACGCAGTGTCCTGCGGCCGGCAAACCTCCAACCCAGATCCCCTGCATGGTCAGCGCCTGCACTTTCAGCTGGGCAGTGCAGAACTGGACAGAG TGCTCTGCTTCGTGTGGCAATGGGATCCAGTCCAGGCAGGTGTCCTGTGTCCACCAGGccctctctcagtctctcagctCCCTCTTCTGTATGCACCTCCCCAAGCCCATCACCATCCAGGGCTGCAGCCGGGAACCCTGCCCTGATGAGACCCCGACCCCAGGGGTCCCGGGGGTACCCACCACCTCCCCACAGATCCCCAGCCACAGCACCCCGGAACCAGCACCGGAGGACACTGACACCAGTTAG